Proteins co-encoded in one Rhodococcus sp. PAMC28707 genomic window:
- a CDS encoding acyltransferase, translating to MTSMWNAPLRTRWRGSRRRDPDQAQFLTLDSLRWIRRNKAYTPWYLVRYYRLARFKMANPHVILRGMVFLGKNVEIHSTPELSRLEIGRWVHIGDGNAIRCHEGSLRIGDKVVFGKDNVVNAYLDIEIGASTLVADWCYICDFDHRMDDVTMPIKDQGIVKGPVRIGPDTWIAAKVTVLRETRVGRGCVLGAHAVVKGDIPDYSIAVGAPVKVVRNRKVDWEAGAAKRAEYIAALEDIARKKALTAAEAARDDSTTFG from the coding sequence ATGACGAGCATGTGGAACGCACCGCTGCGTACGCGGTGGCGTGGTTCGAGACGACGCGACCCCGACCAGGCACAGTTCCTCACTCTCGACTCACTACGATGGATCCGCCGAAACAAGGCGTACACGCCGTGGTACCTCGTCCGGTACTACCGCCTGGCCCGGTTCAAGATGGCGAATCCGCACGTGATTCTGCGGGGCATGGTGTTTCTCGGTAAGAACGTGGAGATCCACTCGACTCCAGAGCTGTCGCGGCTCGAGATCGGTCGATGGGTCCACATCGGCGATGGCAACGCCATTCGGTGCCACGAGGGATCGCTGCGGATCGGTGACAAGGTCGTCTTCGGCAAGGACAACGTCGTCAACGCCTATCTCGATATCGAGATTGGTGCGTCGACGCTGGTCGCGGACTGGTGCTACATCTGCGATTTCGATCATCGGATGGACGACGTCACGATGCCCATCAAGGACCAGGGGATCGTCAAGGGGCCGGTACGGATCGGCCCGGACACCTGGATCGCGGCCAAGGTGACAGTGCTGCGGGAGACGCGCGTCGGGCGAGGTTGCGTCCTCGGTGCACACGCCGTCGTCAAGGGCGATATACCCGACTACAGCATTGCTGTTGGCGCTCCCGTCAAGGTCGTGCGCAATAGGAAAGTGGACTGGGAAGCCGGCGCGGCCAAGCGCGCCGAGTACATCGCCGCGCTCGAGGACATCGCCCGCAAGAAGGCGCTCACTGCGGCCGAGGCGGCTCGGGACGACTCAACCACGTTCGGGTAG
- a CDS encoding PQQ-binding-like beta-propeller repeat protein, translated as MLGGRADRVSIATLAIVGILTLGACSSGAGTIDAFAPGSWPVAHGDARNSNTTDHTDLSAVSFAWSRPLGGAVVSPVSIAASGQMFVSTYTDAGCNLFSFDIDSGRKRWCNRLAPSVAVSTPLVDSVANVYVGEDGAFSSFNDHGQLRWRTPVYGVPRTAQFLGDGSVLAVTHFGQVNVLNTQTGQLTVPIVDLIDTPDFLESPNTNFLAPDSGLADCATGSASCPVGAAPAVDLESSSIYLVLWRPGAIAPQLVALHYDADATPALTEQWSSELLPAGVTSSPVLSQDGSTVYIADVDGRVSAYNASDGTVKWTQGAAFGASGSPSVSSTGLIVPTGGDSGMQALQDEGDHATLVWSRNDLQQAGVPVQSVDGTVQTVVRRGEELALTSVDAQSGTTNSEQILPDATGFTVGTSIGPEGQVVTSTYLGEIFTYAS; from the coding sequence GTGCTTGGCGGCAGAGCGGACCGCGTGTCGATCGCGACCCTTGCGATTGTCGGCATCTTGACCCTCGGTGCGTGCTCGAGCGGTGCCGGGACAATCGACGCGTTCGCGCCGGGGAGTTGGCCCGTCGCACACGGCGATGCACGAAACAGCAACACCACCGATCACACCGACTTGTCCGCGGTGTCTTTCGCGTGGTCGCGTCCGCTCGGTGGCGCCGTGGTGTCGCCGGTATCCATTGCCGCGAGCGGACAGATGTTCGTCTCGACCTACACCGACGCCGGGTGCAACCTCTTTTCGTTCGATATCGATTCCGGTCGCAAGCGCTGGTGCAACCGACTAGCGCCTTCCGTCGCCGTGTCCACCCCGCTGGTGGACTCGGTAGCGAACGTGTACGTCGGCGAAGACGGTGCGTTCTCCTCCTTCAACGATCACGGTCAGTTGCGCTGGCGCACACCTGTCTACGGCGTCCCGCGCACCGCTCAATTCCTCGGTGACGGAAGTGTGCTCGCGGTGACCCACTTCGGTCAGGTCAATGTTCTGAACACGCAGACTGGACAGTTGACCGTCCCCATTGTCGACTTGATCGATACCCCCGACTTCCTCGAATCCCCCAACACGAACTTCCTTGCACCCGACTCCGGACTTGCCGACTGCGCAACCGGATCGGCGTCATGTCCCGTCGGTGCCGCCCCAGCGGTAGACCTCGAATCGTCCTCGATCTACCTCGTCCTGTGGCGGCCCGGTGCGATTGCGCCACAGCTGGTCGCACTCCATTACGACGCCGACGCAACCCCGGCTCTTACCGAGCAATGGTCTTCGGAGTTGCTTCCGGCAGGGGTGACCTCGAGCCCGGTCCTGTCGCAGGACGGCTCCACCGTGTACATCGCCGACGTCGACGGCCGAGTCAGCGCCTACAACGCTTCGGATGGCACCGTGAAGTGGACGCAGGGTGCAGCCTTCGGCGCTTCGGGATCGCCGTCGGTCTCCTCCACCGGCTTGATAGTTCCGACGGGCGGGGACAGCGGCATGCAAGCCTTACAGGACGAAGGAGACCACGCCACTCTCGTGTGGTCGCGAAATGATTTGCAGCAAGCCGGGGTTCCAGTTCAGAGCGTGGACGGTACCGTGCAGACGGTAGTTCGTCGCGGCGAAGAATTAGCACTCACCAGTGTCGATGCCCAATCCGGGACTACCAATTCCGAGCAGATCCTCCCGGATGCAACGGGTTTCACCGTAGGTACCTCGATCGGACCGGAAGGTCAGGTCGTCACCTCGACCTATCTGGGCGAGATTTTCACCTACGCGTCCTGA
- a CDS encoding class I SAM-dependent methyltransferase: MAYLFGDADIDYLVSDVGVAALADVDRYALTPKSMLADIGAIRSAHSDHFAALVETVTLRRRARVKLTDAERWLLTDDAVQQATPSRVADRRAGRLAGRAVHDVTCSIGTELASLTGVGNETVIGSDLDPTRLRMAAHNVPGAALLRADALTPTTRGTVILADPGRRSGGRRTLDPAALEPPLPALLDAYPGRDLVVKCAPGLDFDRLDFTGEIEVTSLDSGVREACLWSPGLTRSDVRRRASVLSSTGASYEITDAEPDDIEVKAPGAWIVDPDGAVVRAGLVRHYAARHGLWQLDPRIAYLTGDSVPDGINGFRILERIKYSEKTLRQALTAHGCGAVEILVRGVDVDPALLRPKLKLRGETALSVIITRIERAGVAFICEARRPGAPVRTRR, encoded by the coding sequence ATGGCTTATCTTTTCGGCGACGCCGACATCGACTATCTCGTCAGCGATGTCGGCGTCGCTGCGCTGGCAGATGTCGACCGCTACGCGTTGACGCCGAAGTCGATGTTGGCTGATATCGGTGCGATCAGGTCGGCGCATTCCGATCATTTCGCAGCTCTCGTCGAAACGGTCACGCTTCGTCGTCGAGCTCGCGTGAAGTTGACCGATGCAGAACGATGGCTGTTGACCGACGATGCCGTTCAGCAGGCGACACCGTCACGTGTCGCCGATCGTAGGGCCGGCCGTTTGGCAGGTAGAGCAGTGCACGATGTGACGTGTTCCATCGGCACCGAATTGGCCTCGTTGACCGGTGTCGGCAACGAAACTGTAATCGGCAGCGATCTGGATCCGACGCGGCTGCGGATGGCCGCGCACAACGTGCCCGGCGCGGCTCTACTGCGCGCGGACGCTTTGACCCCGACCACAAGGGGGACGGTGATCCTTGCCGATCCAGGACGCCGCAGCGGCGGGAGACGAACACTCGATCCCGCGGCACTCGAACCTCCACTCCCCGCGCTTCTCGACGCGTATCCCGGGCGCGATCTGGTCGTCAAATGTGCACCCGGTTTGGATTTCGACCGACTCGACTTCACCGGCGAGATCGAGGTGACATCACTGGATTCCGGGGTCCGGGAGGCATGTCTGTGGTCGCCCGGTCTCACTCGGTCCGATGTACGTAGACGCGCATCGGTTCTCTCCTCGACGGGAGCGTCCTACGAGATCACCGACGCAGAGCCCGACGACATCGAGGTCAAAGCTCCAGGGGCGTGGATCGTCGACCCCGACGGCGCGGTCGTCCGTGCCGGTTTGGTTCGGCACTATGCGGCCAGACACGGACTGTGGCAACTCGATCCCCGGATTGCATACCTCACCGGAGATTCGGTGCCGGACGGCATCAACGGATTTCGCATCCTGGAGCGAATCAAGTACTCGGAGAAGACGTTGCGCCAAGCTCTGACTGCTCACGGATGTGGAGCTGTCGAGATTCTCGTGCGCGGCGTCGACGTCGATCCGGCCCTACTGCGTCCCAAACTCAAGCTGCGAGGTGAGACCGCCTTGTCGGTGATCATCACCCGAATCGAGCGTGCGGGGGTCGCGTTCATCTGCGAAGCACGCCGACCGGGCGCGCCGGTCAGGACGCGTAGGTGA
- a CDS encoding class I SAM-dependent methyltransferase, with amino-acid sequence MTASPHDGKDSSTGSADTSLRAVPDASSDPTPNPHATAEQVEAARSDTKLAQVLYHDWEAETYDDKWSISYDERCIDYARGRFDQAVSGQAGAQEALPYGRALELGCGTGFFLLNLMQAGVAEKGSVTDLSPGMVKVALRNAGHLNLDVDGRVADAETIPYEDNTFDLVVGHAVLHHIPDVEQSLREVLRVLKPGGRFVFAGEPTTVGNFYARWLGRLTWEATTRTTKLPFLSSWRKPQEELDESSRAAALEAIVDLHTFDPTDLENIAVSAGAVDVQARTEEFAAALLGWPVRTFEAAVPADKLGWNWAKFAFGSWKTLSWLDEKVLTHVVPRGYFYNVMITGVKSN; translated from the coding sequence ATGACTGCAAGCCCCCACGACGGCAAAGATTCGTCGACCGGCAGCGCTGACACCAGCCTGCGAGCCGTCCCCGACGCTTCGAGCGACCCGACGCCCAACCCGCATGCCACCGCCGAGCAGGTGGAGGCGGCACGGTCCGATACCAAGCTCGCCCAGGTGCTTTACCACGACTGGGAAGCCGAGACGTACGACGACAAATGGTCGATCTCGTACGACGAGCGTTGCATCGACTACGCGCGTGGCCGATTCGATCAGGCTGTCAGTGGACAAGCCGGCGCACAGGAGGCGCTGCCGTACGGACGAGCACTCGAACTCGGGTGTGGCACCGGATTCTTCCTGCTCAACCTTATGCAGGCCGGTGTTGCCGAGAAGGGCTCGGTCACGGACCTGTCTCCCGGGATGGTCAAGGTTGCGTTGCGCAACGCCGGCCACCTGAATCTCGACGTCGATGGTCGGGTCGCCGATGCCGAGACGATTCCGTACGAAGACAACACGTTCGATCTGGTCGTAGGTCACGCGGTTCTGCACCACATCCCCGACGTCGAACAGTCGCTTCGTGAGGTGCTGCGAGTGCTCAAGCCGGGTGGACGTTTCGTGTTCGCCGGTGAACCCACAACGGTCGGCAACTTCTACGCCCGCTGGCTCGGCCGGCTGACGTGGGAGGCGACCACTCGCACAACCAAACTGCCTTTCCTGAGTAGTTGGCGCAAGCCGCAGGAAGAGCTCGACGAGTCGTCCCGCGCAGCGGCGCTGGAGGCAATTGTCGATCTGCATACATTCGATCCCACAGATCTCGAGAACATTGCGGTGTCGGCAGGGGCCGTCGACGTCCAGGCTCGGACCGAAGAATTTGCAGCTGCTCTGCTCGGTTGGCCGGTCCGCACTTTCGAGGCCGCCGTGCCCGCAGACAAGCTCGGATGGAATTGGGCCAAGTTCGCGTTCGGTAGCTGGAAGACGCTGAGCTGGCTCGATGAGAAGGTGCTCACGCATGTCGTCCCGCGTGGATACTTTTACAACGTGATGATCACCGGAGTGAAGTCGAACTGA
- a CDS encoding enoyl-CoA hydratase-related protein: MAEFVTLEVEDGIGTIRLARPPMNALNRQVQEELRAAARAATVDSSVKAVIVYGGEKVFAAGADIKEMATLTFGQMSDIAGDLQSAIGSLADIPKPVVAAVTGYALGGGLEVALSADRRVIGDNVKLGVPEVLLGVIPGGGGTQRLARLIGPSKAKDLVFTGRFVGAEEALRIGLVDEVVAPDEVYNAARKWASQFVGGASRALAAAKASIDQGLDADLNTGLKIEAGQFASLFATADRTIGMESFIANGPGKAEFTGE, encoded by the coding sequence ATGGCTGAGTTCGTAACTTTAGAGGTCGAAGACGGTATCGGAACCATTCGGTTGGCTCGTCCACCCATGAATGCGTTGAATCGGCAGGTCCAGGAGGAGCTGCGGGCAGCAGCCCGCGCGGCGACCGTCGATTCTTCGGTCAAGGCGGTAATTGTGTACGGCGGCGAGAAGGTCTTCGCGGCCGGTGCGGACATCAAGGAGATGGCAACGCTCACCTTCGGTCAGATGAGCGACATCGCCGGTGATCTGCAGTCTGCGATCGGGTCCTTGGCCGATATTCCCAAACCTGTCGTCGCCGCGGTCACCGGATACGCACTTGGTGGCGGACTCGAAGTAGCGCTGAGCGCGGATCGCCGAGTCATCGGAGACAACGTCAAACTGGGTGTGCCGGAAGTGCTGCTCGGCGTCATCCCCGGCGGCGGTGGCACACAGCGTCTCGCCCGGCTGATCGGACCGAGCAAGGCCAAGGATCTCGTGTTCACGGGCCGCTTCGTCGGTGCGGAGGAAGCGCTGCGTATCGGTCTCGTCGACGAGGTCGTGGCTCCGGACGAGGTGTACAACGCGGCGCGAAAGTGGGCTTCCCAATTCGTCGGAGGTGCGTCCAGGGCGTTGGCAGCTGCCAAAGCGTCGATCGACCAGGGGCTCGACGCCGACTTGAACACTGGCCTGAAGATCGAGGCCGGCCAGTTCGCATCCCTCTTCGCCACGGCTGATCGCACGATCGGGATGGAATCTTTCATCGCGAACGGACCTGGCAAAGCAGAGTTCACCGGCGAGTGA
- a CDS encoding NUDIX hydrolase: protein MTSTGVSVPEQVPVRDASTVILVRDGALGIEVFLLERVGGMAFAGGMTVFPGGGVDLSDADADVAWSGPGPVWWADRFGVDERKATALVCAAARETFEECGVLLAGPTPDSTVSDTSCFAEDRGKLERREQTFGQFLTRNGLVLRADLLRPWSNWITPVGEKRRYDTRFFVAVLPDGQEADGATSEAASVGWRSSTAALADWRRGETILLPPTWSQLSGLEGFDSIADILDASPDISPIQPDLHRVDGKIRVDFPGQDGYYADSAHPWSGRKP, encoded by the coding sequence ATGACATCAACTGGTGTGTCGGTGCCCGAACAAGTCCCTGTCCGCGACGCGTCGACCGTAATTTTGGTTCGAGATGGTGCGCTCGGTATCGAGGTGTTTCTGCTCGAACGCGTCGGTGGAATGGCGTTCGCCGGTGGCATGACCGTCTTTCCGGGTGGTGGCGTCGACTTGTCCGACGCGGACGCCGACGTGGCTTGGTCCGGCCCCGGGCCGGTGTGGTGGGCGGACAGGTTCGGTGTGGACGAACGCAAAGCGACAGCGCTCGTGTGCGCCGCAGCTCGCGAAACTTTCGAGGAATGCGGAGTTCTTCTCGCAGGCCCCACGCCGGACTCGACCGTTTCCGATACCAGTTGTTTTGCAGAAGATCGTGGCAAGTTGGAGCGCCGGGAGCAGACCTTCGGCCAGTTCCTCACCCGAAACGGGCTCGTTCTACGGGCCGATCTGCTGCGGCCGTGGTCGAACTGGATCACTCCGGTCGGAGAGAAGCGTCGTTACGACACGCGGTTCTTCGTGGCGGTGCTTCCGGACGGCCAGGAGGCAGACGGAGCGACCAGTGAAGCGGCATCGGTTGGATGGCGTTCGTCGACAGCAGCGTTGGCGGACTGGCGACGGGGAGAGACGATCTTGTTGCCTCCGACGTGGAGCCAGCTGTCAGGACTCGAAGGCTTCGACTCGATCGCCGATATTCTCGACGCGTCGCCCGATATTTCGCCTATCCAACCCGATTTGCATCGGGTCGACGGAAAGATTCGGGTCGATTTCCCAGGCCAGGACGGGTACTACGCGGACAGTGCGCATCCGTGGTCGGGGAGAAAACCTTAG
- a CDS encoding ABC transporter ATP-binding protein — MSEPDPDLLIDFNNVLVRRGGVTLVGPVTWQVELDERWVVLGPNGAGKTSLLRIAAAEVHPTSGTAHVLGEVMGKVDVAELKTRIGLSSSALAHRIPPHETVSDLVVSAGYSVLGRWRERYDEMDTERAVEMLESLGAEHLADRTYGTLSEGERKRVLIARALMTDPELLLLDEPAAGLDLGGREELVARLADLAADPDAPATVLITHHVEEIPPGFSHALLLKEGGVVAQGLLEDVITAENLTEAFSQSIALDRVDGRFFARRTRTPGQHRR; from the coding sequence GTGTCTGAACCGGATCCCGATTTGCTCATCGATTTCAACAACGTTCTCGTCAGGCGGGGTGGGGTAACACTCGTCGGTCCCGTCACCTGGCAGGTAGAACTCGACGAACGCTGGGTCGTACTCGGGCCCAACGGGGCCGGCAAGACCTCGCTGCTGCGTATTGCAGCCGCCGAAGTTCACCCGACCTCGGGAACGGCTCACGTTCTCGGTGAAGTGATGGGCAAGGTCGATGTCGCTGAATTGAAAACTCGAATCGGCCTTTCGTCATCCGCGTTGGCACACCGCATACCCCCGCACGAGACCGTGAGCGATCTCGTGGTCTCCGCCGGTTACAGCGTGCTCGGCCGCTGGCGTGAGCGTTACGACGAGATGGACACCGAGCGGGCAGTGGAGATGTTGGAAAGCCTCGGTGCCGAGCATCTGGCCGATCGCACTTACGGAACGCTGTCCGAGGGCGAACGCAAGCGGGTGCTGATCGCGCGAGCGCTGATGACCGATCCGGAACTGCTGCTACTCGACGAGCCTGCTGCTGGGCTCGATCTGGGCGGACGCGAAGAACTCGTCGCACGGTTGGCGGACCTGGCTGCAGATCCGGACGCTCCGGCAACCGTCCTCATCACCCACCATGTCGAGGAAATACCACCTGGCTTCAGCCACGCACTGCTGCTCAAGGAAGGTGGGGTCGTTGCACAGGGACTTCTCGAGGACGTCATCACCGCGGAGAATCTGACCGAAGCGTTCAGCCAGTCGATTGCGCTCGATCGTGTCGATGGTCGATTCTTCGCTCGTCGAACCCGCACGCCCGGTCAGCATCGCCGCTGA
- the glgX gene encoding glycogen debranching protein GlgX: MSSNLHLAWREETPPPGSPLPLGATVHAGGTQFAVHSPESDGIEVCLIDADGAEQRVELRSRTYGIWHGIVPDVGPGQRYGYRVHGRWDPSTGRRFNEHKILIDPAARKITGSLGSARALLPYDEDPFGHPSTIDSLGSIPLSVVTGRSTFDTGSAPDVPWDRTVIYEMHVGSYTARNPAVPPAHRGTYLGLTAPAVLEHLTRLGVTTIELLPVQAMLTEPGVRARGKRNHWGYSTGAYFAPDPRFAAVPGAEIDEFRAMVRALHSVGIEVVLDVVYNHTCESGVDGPSLSWRGLDAPGYYLLDGRGYDVDLTGCGNTLDSASPAVVRMVCDSLRYWATEMGVDGFRFDLASTLGRPGGWRFDPRAPLLTAITTDPVLSRTKLIAEPWDATGAGYQVGSFGSLWTEWNDRYRDTVRRFWAGHTGVRELASRMAGSEDIYGGASRKPWASINFVTAHDGFTIADLVSYATKHNEVNGEDNRDGTDNNLSVDHGTEGPTDDPVILAERGRHVRALLATLMLSTGTPMLLAGDELGHTQFGNNNAYCVPADAPAAQSWALDWSDVDEDLIAFVARLLRIRRSAPSLRQQEFFTGRDTPSGRPDLVWFGADGAELTSHSWNDDSVRTLQAWVDGADVRSYDPDGQPVLDASSLLIVHSGGPTDIELACPSWAASRFVPVFDSSTATGVPADTTSLPAGSAISLTGSTVLVLRSDGR, from the coding sequence GTGTCGTCCAACCTTCATCTCGCCTGGCGCGAAGAGACTCCGCCGCCAGGATCGCCGCTCCCCCTCGGGGCAACCGTCCACGCCGGTGGTACGCAATTTGCGGTCCACTCCCCCGAATCGGACGGCATCGAGGTATGTCTGATCGATGCGGACGGAGCCGAACAAAGGGTCGAACTACGCAGCCGCACCTATGGGATCTGGCATGGCATCGTTCCGGACGTCGGACCGGGACAAAGGTACGGATACCGGGTACACGGACGCTGGGATCCCTCCACCGGTCGCCGATTCAATGAGCACAAGATCCTGATCGATCCCGCCGCCCGCAAGATCACTGGAAGCCTCGGTTCAGCTCGAGCCTTACTTCCCTACGACGAGGATCCGTTCGGACACCCCAGCACCATCGATTCACTGGGCTCGATCCCACTTTCCGTCGTGACCGGCCGATCCACTTTCGATACCGGTTCCGCTCCGGACGTCCCCTGGGATCGGACAGTGATCTACGAGATGCACGTCGGTTCCTACACAGCGAGGAACCCGGCCGTTCCCCCCGCACACCGCGGAACGTATCTCGGACTGACCGCACCCGCAGTGCTCGAACATCTGACCCGCCTCGGTGTGACCACCATCGAATTGCTCCCAGTTCAGGCGATGCTCACCGAACCAGGTGTGCGCGCCCGCGGCAAGCGCAATCATTGGGGCTACTCGACCGGCGCCTACTTCGCACCCGACCCCCGTTTCGCAGCGGTACCGGGAGCGGAGATCGACGAGTTCAGGGCGATGGTGCGAGCACTTCATTCTGTCGGAATCGAGGTCGTTCTCGACGTCGTCTACAACCACACCTGTGAGTCCGGGGTCGACGGGCCCTCGCTCAGCTGGCGTGGGCTCGATGCCCCCGGCTACTACTTGTTGGACGGACGCGGTTACGACGTCGACCTCACCGGGTGCGGCAACACACTGGACTCGGCGTCACCTGCGGTGGTTCGGATGGTGTGCGACAGCCTTCGATACTGGGCTACCGAGATGGGTGTCGACGGATTCAGATTCGACCTTGCCAGCACCCTCGGCCGGCCAGGAGGCTGGCGATTCGATCCCCGTGCTCCGCTACTGACTGCAATAACGACCGATCCGGTTCTGTCGCGTACGAAGCTGATCGCCGAGCCGTGGGACGCGACCGGTGCGGGGTACCAAGTCGGCAGTTTCGGAAGTCTGTGGACCGAATGGAACGATCGTTACCGCGACACTGTGCGTCGGTTCTGGGCTGGACACACCGGTGTTCGCGAGCTCGCCTCCCGCATGGCAGGTTCGGAAGACATTTACGGCGGGGCTTCGCGCAAGCCTTGGGCATCGATCAATTTCGTGACCGCACACGACGGCTTCACCATCGCCGATCTCGTATCGTACGCAACCAAACACAACGAGGTGAACGGCGAAGACAATCGCGACGGGACCGACAACAACTTGTCTGTCGATCACGGAACGGAGGGTCCCACCGACGACCCGGTCATCCTGGCCGAACGCGGCCGCCATGTTCGCGCACTCCTTGCCACGCTGATGCTTTCGACCGGCACTCCGATGCTCCTCGCAGGTGACGAGCTCGGCCACACCCAATTCGGCAACAACAATGCCTACTGCGTTCCCGCCGATGCACCCGCTGCACAATCGTGGGCACTCGACTGGTCCGACGTCGACGAGGACCTGATCGCTTTCGTCGCCAGACTCCTCCGAATCCGGCGCAGTGCTCCATCGCTGCGCCAACAGGAATTCTTCACAGGCCGTGACACTCCATCGGGCAGGCCGGATCTGGTCTGGTTCGGCGCCGATGGCGCCGAACTGACCTCGCACTCGTGGAACGACGACTCGGTGCGCACGTTGCAAGCATGGGTGGACGGCGCAGACGTTCGGTCCTACGATCCCGACGGGCAGCCCGTCCTGGATGCAAGTTCGTTGTTGATCGTGCATTCGGGTGGACCGACCGACATCGAACTGGCCTGTCCTTCCTGGGCCGCAAGCAGATTCGTTCCCGTGTTCGACTCGTCCACCGCCACCGGGGTTCCCGCCGACACGACGTCGTTGCCCGCCGGATCGGCCATCTCGCTTACTGGTTCGACGGTCCTGGTACTGCGCAGCGACGGCAGGTAG